The Paenibacillus sp. YPG26 genome includes a window with the following:
- a CDS encoding folylpolyglutamate synthase/dihydrofolate synthase family protein — protein MQDKTTAPLQTYAEAVDWINGLIPFGIRPGLERIEALMERFDNPHRRLKFIHVAGTNGKGSSCAFLTKTLVVSGYTVGTFTSPYITKFTDRFQYNGENIPESTLIELSNRLYPHVQEMALSELGSPTMFEVSTALAILYFAEVCYPDVVVWETGLGGRMDVTNIVTPIVSLITNIGMDHTDILGDTLEAIAREKAGIIKPGVPVVSCVQQPEAVAILKETAAVRKSTLYLLGDQFDYRRHEITSTEQHLTFSGPFRNVEFSISLLGEHQCRNAAGVMMVLEVLRQYMAFVLEDEDVTAGFRDTFWAGRMERVSDEPLIVIDGAHNPEGAESLARSIKENFQYKKLNLMMGMLSNKHHHAYLKHILPIVDTLILTEPDFRRAMEAQKLYELVQQLRDTAAKPGLEVIVERDWKAALKLLESRTEREDLGVVSGTLYLISDVRAALLHQTDSEKGW, from the coding sequence ATGCAAGACAAAACAACAGCCCCGCTGCAGACCTATGCAGAGGCAGTCGATTGGATTAACGGCTTGATTCCTTTCGGGATCCGGCCGGGTCTTGAACGGATTGAAGCACTCATGGAGCGATTCGATAATCCGCACCGGAGGTTGAAGTTTATACATGTAGCTGGAACGAATGGTAAGGGCTCATCCTGCGCTTTTTTGACCAAGACACTGGTCGTCAGCGGGTATACGGTGGGAACCTTTACTTCCCCCTATATCACGAAGTTCACAGATCGATTCCAATACAACGGGGAGAATATTCCCGAGAGTACACTGATTGAACTGTCGAACCGTCTTTATCCGCATGTACAGGAAATGGCCCTGTCGGAGTTAGGCTCTCCCACGATGTTTGAGGTGAGCACCGCGCTGGCCATCTTGTACTTTGCCGAAGTCTGTTATCCGGACGTTGTAGTATGGGAGACAGGTCTGGGTGGAAGAATGGATGTAACTAATATAGTCACGCCGATTGTCTCCCTGATCACGAATATTGGCATGGACCATACCGATATTCTGGGAGATACCCTCGAAGCGATTGCCCGTGAGAAGGCTGGAATTATCAAGCCGGGTGTCCCTGTAGTCAGCTGTGTCCAACAGCCGGAGGCAGTCGCCATTCTGAAAGAAACGGCCGCTGTCCGGAAGAGCACGCTTTATCTGCTTGGTGATCAATTTGATTACAGGCGTCACGAAATCACATCGACTGAGCAGCACTTGACTTTTAGCGGACCATTCCGCAATGTGGAGTTCAGTATTTCTCTACTTGGAGAGCATCAATGCAGGAATGCTGCCGGAGTTATGATGGTACTGGAAGTACTCAGGCAGTACATGGCTTTTGTGCTTGAGGATGAGGATGTGACTGCCGGATTCAGGGATACATTCTGGGCAGGAAGAATGGAACGGGTGTCGGATGAACCGCTGATTGTGATTGATGGAGCACATAACCCCGAAGGGGCGGAGTCGCTCGCGAGAAGCATCAAGGAGAATTTTCAGTACAAAAAACTTAATTTGATGATGGGGATGCTTAGTAATAAGCATCATCACGCCTACTTGAAGCATATATTACCAATAGTGGATACGCTTATCCTTACCGAGCCTGATTTTCGCAGAGCCATGGAAGCGCAGAAGTTGTATGAGCTGGTGCAGCAGCTGCGGGATACGGCAGCGAAGCCGGGCTTGGAAGTTATAGTAGAACGTGACTGGAAGGCAGCGCTTAAGCTGCTGGAGTCGCGGACGGAACGGGAAGATCTTGGGGTGGTTTCAGGCACGCTTTATTTGATTTCCGACGTGCGCGCAGCCCTTTTGCATCAAACCGATTCTGAAAAAGGCTGGTGA
- a CDS encoding Maf family protein has product MENNQSRLIILASSSPRRRELIAGLHIPFEIIPSHADETTPEDWAPERIVSELALRKAAAVHRSLIPARDDAVIVGSDTIVVLNGRVLGKPSSREEAASMLRSLQGQSHQVFTGVSCIDGATGQTLTDYRVTTVTMRSLSETEVLAYAESGEGLDKAGAYAIQGLGATLVTEIRGCYFNVVGLPLSLLSEMLKQFDIYVL; this is encoded by the coding sequence TTGGAAAATAATCAATCACGTCTAATAATTCTAGCCTCTTCGTCCCCAAGAAGAAGGGAATTGATTGCAGGCTTACATATTCCATTTGAGATTATTCCGAGTCATGCGGATGAAACAACGCCAGAGGACTGGGCACCGGAGCGGATTGTGTCTGAACTTGCGCTTCGCAAGGCCGCCGCAGTTCACCGTTCCCTGATCCCCGCAAGAGATGACGCTGTTATTGTAGGTAGTGACACGATTGTTGTGCTGAACGGACGAGTGCTCGGGAAGCCTTCTTCCAGGGAAGAGGCTGCTTCCATGCTGCGGTCCCTGCAAGGCCAAAGCCATCAGGTATTCACGGGCGTCTCCTGTATAGATGGGGCGACAGGACAGACTTTAACAGACTACCGCGTTACGACAGTTACAATGAGGTCGCTGTCCGAGACCGAAGTTTTGGCTTACGCAGAGAGCGGGGAAGGACTGGACAAGGCTGGGGCTTACGCCATCCAAGGACTTGGAGCGACACTTGTCACTGAAATTCGAGGCTGCTATTTCAACGTAGTGGGTCTTCCTCTTTCCCTTCTAAGTGAAATGCTTAAGCAGTTTGATATCTATGTATTATAA
- a CDS encoding SPOR domain-containing protein, whose translation MNKARMTFRFDKPEEQRNEAVPLNNIQSVPEYTEEPERAVQEKNPGSVPLVMDPLESWGEPFLTHSHSGARVIPEMKEMDTHLLEDSAPHDDVYYISPKKPSKWKLAGSISAALVTGTLFGFVLLSLFNKDISFPIPGISSLRPDSTVSSPSVSVLGPTDEPNTPNGDIPMVKAVLPDQAYYFLQYGVFSTSQGVKQAQEELQQSGVAAARDTLDHTRVYAGVSPEREQAKLLSSQLKSSGVNLIVHEIRYPAEAQLKYGGDIGVLDQYLEESADLIKLLSVTSASLLETKEVQKQSQAEVANLKEKHRQWTENASAVKGGLPSDVKPTADTMEKAMNTAVEALSRYNSNGSKTHLWEVQTAMMEYILLQKELLGIKQQ comes from the coding sequence GTGAATAAGGCAAGGATGACATTTCGATTCGATAAGCCGGAGGAGCAGCGAAATGAGGCGGTGCCGCTAAATAACATACAATCAGTCCCGGAGTATACAGAAGAACCTGAACGGGCTGTCCAGGAGAAGAATCCAGGATCTGTTCCTCTGGTCATGGATCCTCTGGAGAGCTGGGGTGAGCCTTTCCTGACGCATAGTCATTCGGGGGCGCGTGTAATTCCTGAAATGAAGGAGATGGATACCCATCTGCTGGAGGATAGCGCACCACATGATGATGTATATTATATTTCTCCCAAAAAGCCTTCCAAATGGAAGCTGGCCGGCTCCATTTCTGCAGCTCTGGTGACAGGCACATTATTCGGTTTTGTCCTGTTATCCCTGTTCAACAAAGATATCTCCTTTCCTATTCCGGGAATATCGTCACTCAGACCAGACAGCACTGTGAGTTCTCCTTCGGTATCTGTTCTAGGCCCGACTGATGAGCCGAATACTCCAAATGGCGATATTCCAATGGTAAAAGCAGTGCTGCCTGACCAGGCCTATTACTTCCTTCAATACGGCGTCTTTAGCACGTCCCAAGGGGTGAAGCAGGCTCAGGAGGAGCTTCAGCAATCGGGCGTAGCAGCGGCCAGGGATACACTTGATCATACACGCGTGTATGCAGGTGTATCCCCCGAGAGGGAACAGGCCAAGCTGCTGAGCAGCCAGTTGAAGTCAAGCGGCGTGAATCTGATTGTCCATGAGATACGTTACCCTGCCGAGGCACAGCTTAAGTACGGCGGTGACATCGGAGTGCTCGATCAGTATCTGGAGGAAAGTGCGGATCTGATCAAGCTGCTTAGTGTCACTTCAGCCTCTCTGCTTGAGACCAAGGAGGTCCAGAAGCAAAGTCAGGCTGAAGTAGCTAACTTGAAAGAAAAACACCGCCAATGGACTGAGAATGCTTCAGCTGTCAAGGGCGGGCTGCCAAGTGACGTGAAGCCGACCGCGGACACTATGGAAAAGGCAATGAATACAGCAGTAGAGGCCTTGAGCCGCTATAACTCCAATGGCTCCAAGACTCACCTGTGGGAGGTTCAAACGGCCATGATGGAATATATATTGCTTCAAAAGGAACTTCTGGGAATCAAGCAACAGTAA
- the radC gene encoding DNA repair protein RadC produces the protein MEPAAYTLRDIPHDERPRERMMQYGADALSHAELLAILLRTGTRQESAVHVAQRILNRAGDLRNLMDLSVEELMQTKGIGMAKAIQLKAGFELGIRVSTARRPGPVAIRSPRDAADLLMEQLRYLKKEHFVCLFLNTKNHIIAQETLSIGSLNASIVHPREVFRAAIKCSSASVVCAHNHPSGDPAPSPEDIQITQRLCEAGQIVGIDVLDHLVIGDGTFVSLKEQGLM, from the coding sequence ATGGAACCAGCTGCTTATACGCTGCGTGACATCCCCCATGATGAACGACCACGAGAACGCATGATGCAATATGGGGCTGACGCGCTCAGCCATGCCGAACTGCTTGCCATACTTCTGAGGACCGGAACACGTCAGGAGTCGGCGGTGCATGTGGCACAGAGAATATTGAACCGGGCCGGGGACCTTCGGAATTTGATGGATCTCAGTGTGGAAGAATTAATGCAGACCAAAGGAATCGGAATGGCCAAAGCGATTCAGCTTAAGGCTGGCTTTGAGCTTGGAATCCGGGTGTCAACAGCGAGAAGACCGGGACCGGTTGCCATTCGAAGCCCGCGCGATGCGGCGGATTTATTAATGGAACAGCTGCGTTATTTGAAGAAGGAACATTTTGTCTGTTTATTTCTGAATACAAAAAATCATATCATTGCTCAAGAGACACTCTCCATAGGCAGTCTGAATGCGTCAATTGTTCACCCACGTGAAGTTTTTCGGGCGGCCATCAAATGCAGCAGTGCTTCAGTTGTTTGCGCTCATAATCACCCGAGCGGTGATCCTGCGCCGAGCCCGGAGGATATTCAGATTACGCAGAGGCTGTGCGAAGCAGGTCAGATTGTGGGGATCGATGTTCTGGATCACCTCGTTATCGGAGATGGAACTTTCGTCAGTTTGAAGGAGCAAGGTCTCATGTAA
- the murC gene encoding UDP-N-acetylmuramate--L-alanine ligase encodes MSAIARVMLEMGYTVTGSDVASQELTEKLAAKGAKIYIGHTASQVEGADLVVYSTALPKDNVERVEAEKRGIPVIHRAQMLARLLNEGKGVAVAGAHGKTTTSSMIALVMEECGTDPTFIIGGEIMNVGTNAKAGQGEYVVAEADESDGSFLQYHPALGVVTNIEADHLENYDSSFDRLKEAYVQFLNQIKPDGKAIVCGDDENIRELLPNLSGQVITYGIHQQCDYMASDIVLGDRKVTFTLNTQGEALGQVELSVPGQHNVYNAMATIIVCLEAGIPFAEIVRAIVLFSGAKRRFQVLSEARDILVIDDYAHHPTEIEATINAAKATGKRIVAVFQPQRYTRTFFLLDAFSRAFTEADEVIITDIYSPAGEKEIEGVHSSKLVELIKQNSNPSARYIPTKQEVITDLEGRIRPGDLVLTMGAGDIYKVGYALADQLKSE; translated from the coding sequence ATGAGCGCGATCGCCCGCGTCATGCTGGAGATGGGCTATACAGTTACCGGATCCGACGTGGCCTCCCAGGAGCTGACTGAGAAGCTTGCCGCCAAGGGGGCGAAAATATATATCGGACATACCGCATCACAGGTCGAAGGAGCTGATCTGGTTGTCTATTCCACCGCTTTGCCTAAGGATAATGTAGAACGGGTAGAAGCGGAGAAGCGGGGGATTCCGGTTATTCACCGGGCTCAAATGCTGGCTCGCCTGCTGAATGAGGGTAAGGGAGTCGCGGTTGCAGGCGCCCACGGCAAGACGACTACTTCTTCTATGATCGCATTGGTCATGGAGGAATGCGGAACAGACCCGACCTTTATTATCGGCGGAGAGATCATGAATGTGGGTACCAATGCCAAAGCTGGGCAAGGCGAATACGTGGTTGCGGAGGCAGACGAAAGTGATGGATCGTTCCTGCAATACCACCCCGCTCTTGGGGTTGTGACCAATATTGAAGCCGACCACCTTGAGAATTATGACAGCAGCTTTGACCGGTTGAAGGAGGCTTATGTTCAGTTCCTGAACCAGATCAAACCAGACGGTAAGGCAATTGTATGCGGAGATGACGAGAACATCCGTGAACTGCTGCCTAACCTATCGGGCCAGGTGATCACCTATGGTATTCATCAGCAGTGTGATTATATGGCTTCAGACATCGTACTTGGGGACCGCAAGGTGACCTTTACACTGAACACGCAAGGGGAAGCTCTTGGACAAGTTGAGCTGTCGGTTCCGGGTCAGCATAATGTCTATAATGCGATGGCGACCATCATCGTATGCCTGGAAGCGGGTATTCCTTTTGCCGAGATCGTTAGAGCCATCGTATTGTTCTCTGGAGCCAAACGGCGCTTTCAGGTTCTTAGCGAAGCTCGGGATATTCTGGTCATTGATGACTATGCGCATCATCCGACTGAAATTGAGGCAACCATTAATGCTGCCAAAGCTACGGGTAAAAGAATCGTCGCGGTATTCCAGCCGCAGCGCTACACGCGGACATTCTTTCTGCTGGACGCCTTCAGCCGGGCTTTCACGGAAGCTGATGAGGTCATCATTACCGACATCTATTCCCCGGCCGGTGAGAAGGAGATCGAGGGTGTTCATTCTTCCAAGCTGGTAGAGCTCATTAAGCAGAACAGCAATCCAAGTGCCCGTTATATTCCTACCAAACAAGAGGTCATCACAGATCTCGAGGGACGGATTAGACCAGGTGATCTGGTGCTGACCATGGGCGCGGGAGATATTTATAAAGTGGGTTATGCCCTGGCTGATCAACTGAAATCCGAATAA
- a CDS encoding valine--tRNA ligase has translation MSEMNQETSTANMPTTYDPKSAEEKWYRYWKEGNFFEAGSRKDAETYTIVIPPPNVTGMLHIGHALDFTLQDIMVRAKRMQGYDALWLPGTDHAGIATQTKVEQKLREQGQTRYDLGREKFLEKVWEWKDQYAETIHEQWSKMGFSLDYSRERFTLDEGLSKAVREVFVKLYNKGLIYRGKRIINWDPAARTALSDIEVEYKEVNGHLYHLQYPLENGNGHITVATTRPETMLGDTAVAVHPKDERYAHLIGQSLVLPIVGRAIPIIADEYVDKEFGSGAVKITPAHDPNDFEVGLRHNLPQITVMDETGTMNADAAKYQGLDRSECRKQIVQDLQELGVLIRIEDHVHQVGHSERSGAVVEPYLSTQWFVKMGPLAEKAIEAQKSGAGVNFVPDRFEKIYLHWIENVRDWCISRQLWWGHRIPAWYHETTGEIFVGTEAPEGEEWRQDEDVLDTWFSSGLWPFSTLGWPDVEHEDFKRFYPTDVLVTGYDIIYFWVARMIFTALEFTGQIPFKDVLIHGLVRDSEGRKMSKSLGNGVDPLEVIEKYGADAMRYMISTSSTPGQDLRFRWEKVEQARNFANKIWNASRFALMNLEGVKYEDIDITGNLSTADRWILHRFNETARDITRLIDAYEFGETGRLLYNFIWDDLCDWYIEFAKLTLYGEDAAAKSKTQSVLAYVLDRTQRLIHPFMPFISEEIWQHLPHSGETITLAEWPKYDTALEAPDAVEEMNLLIDVIRAVRNVRAEVNVPMSKKVELIVKPGSEKAYSIISRNENYVRRFCNTSDFSVAVDAEAPDKAMSAIVTGAELYFPLAGLIDIGQEIARLQKEFDNLTKEVERVEKKLGNEGFVAKAPAKVIEEEKAKMQDYSEKRAKVLARIEELKG, from the coding sequence ATGTCAGAAATGAACCAAGAGACGTCTACGGCAAATATGCCTACGACGTATGACCCGAAATCTGCGGAAGAGAAATGGTACCGCTACTGGAAGGAAGGCAACTTTTTTGAAGCGGGGAGCCGTAAGGATGCCGAGACCTATACCATCGTAATTCCACCACCGAATGTAACAGGCATGCTGCATATCGGTCATGCGCTGGACTTCACACTTCAGGACATTATGGTAAGAGCCAAACGGATGCAGGGCTATGACGCTCTATGGCTTCCGGGTACCGACCATGCGGGGATTGCAACCCAGACCAAAGTAGAGCAAAAGCTTCGTGAACAAGGACAGACCCGGTATGATCTGGGACGAGAGAAATTCCTGGAGAAGGTATGGGAATGGAAGGATCAGTATGCAGAGACTATCCACGAGCAATGGTCCAAAATGGGCTTCTCTCTCGATTACTCCCGTGAACGGTTCACGCTGGATGAAGGACTGTCCAAGGCCGTACGCGAGGTATTCGTTAAGCTGTATAACAAAGGCCTAATCTACCGGGGCAAACGTATTATTAACTGGGATCCGGCAGCGCGTACCGCACTGTCTGATATCGAGGTGGAGTATAAAGAGGTTAACGGTCACTTATATCACTTGCAGTATCCGCTGGAGAACGGAAACGGCCATATTACGGTGGCTACCACACGTCCCGAAACTATGCTTGGGGATACGGCAGTGGCCGTGCATCCTAAGGATGAGCGTTATGCTCATTTGATTGGACAATCGCTGGTGCTGCCGATTGTGGGCCGCGCTATTCCGATCATTGCGGATGAGTATGTTGATAAGGAATTCGGAAGCGGCGCGGTTAAGATTACTCCCGCACACGATCCGAATGACTTTGAAGTAGGTCTGAGACATAATCTGCCGCAAATTACAGTGATGGATGAGACCGGTACGATGAATGCGGATGCAGCCAAGTATCAGGGACTGGACCGCAGCGAATGCCGCAAACAAATCGTCCAAGACCTGCAGGAGCTCGGGGTGCTTATCCGGATTGAGGATCATGTTCACCAGGTGGGTCACAGTGAAAGATCGGGAGCTGTGGTAGAGCCGTATCTGTCAACCCAATGGTTCGTGAAGATGGGCCCTCTTGCTGAAAAGGCGATTGAAGCGCAAAAGTCTGGCGCCGGAGTTAACTTTGTACCGGACCGTTTTGAGAAAATATATCTGCACTGGATTGAAAATGTGCGTGACTGGTGTATTTCCCGGCAGCTGTGGTGGGGACACCGGATTCCGGCTTGGTATCACGAGACTACAGGTGAGATCTTTGTGGGTACAGAAGCACCGGAAGGGGAAGAATGGCGCCAGGATGAGGATGTGCTGGATACCTGGTTCAGCTCCGGACTGTGGCCCTTCTCGACCTTGGGGTGGCCGGATGTGGAGCATGAGGATTTCAAGCGGTTCTATCCAACCGATGTGCTGGTAACCGGCTACGATATTATCTATTTCTGGGTAGCCCGGATGATCTTCACCGCCCTTGAATTTACAGGCCAAATTCCGTTTAAGGATGTGCTCATTCACGGTCTTGTGCGCGACAGCGAAGGGCGCAAGATGTCCAAGTCGCTTGGCAACGGGGTTGATCCGCTTGAAGTCATTGAGAAGTATGGCGCGGACGCAATGAGATATATGATCTCAACCAGCAGCACACCTGGACAGGACCTTCGGTTCCGCTGGGAGAAGGTGGAGCAGGCACGCAATTTTGCCAACAAGATCTGGAATGCTTCCCGCTTCGCGCTGATGAATCTGGAAGGCGTCAAATATGAAGATATCGATATTACCGGCAATCTGAGTACCGCAGACCGCTGGATTCTGCATCGCTTCAACGAGACAGCACGGGATATTACCCGTCTAATCGACGCTTATGAGTTCGGGGAAACGGGACGACTGCTGTACAACTTCATCTGGGATGATCTCTGTGACTGGTATATCGAGTTCGCGAAGCTTACCTTATATGGGGAGGATGCGGCTGCGAAGAGCAAGACGCAATCCGTACTCGCTTACGTGCTTGACCGTACACAGAGACTGATTCACCCGTTCATGCCGTTTATATCCGAAGAGATTTGGCAGCACCTTCCTCATAGTGGAGAGACAATTACACTGGCCGAGTGGCCTAAATACGATACCGCCCTTGAAGCTCCGGATGCGGTCGAAGAGATGAATCTCCTGATTGACGTTATCCGCGCAGTCAGAAACGTTCGCGCTGAGGTTAACGTTCCAATGAGCAAGAAGGTGGAACTGATCGTGAAGCCGGGTTCCGAGAAGGCATACAGCATCATCAGCCGCAACGAGAACTATGTGCGTAGATTCTGTAACACCTCCGATTTCTCCGTAGCTGTTGATGCCGAGGCACCGGACAAAGCGATGAGTGCGATCGTAACCGGAGCGGAGCTCTATTTCCCTCTGGCAGGGTTAATAGATATTGGACAAGAAATTGCCCGCCTGCAAAAAGAGTTCGACAACCTTACCAAAGAGGTTGAACGGGTTGAGAAAAAGCTGGGCAACGAAGGCTTCGTGGCCAAAGCTCCAGCCAAAGTAATTGAGGAAGAAAAGGCGAAGATGCAGGACTACTCCGAGAAGCGTGCCAAAGTCTTGGCCCGCATTGAGGAGCTCAAAGGGTAA